One Halobacterium zhouii genomic region harbors:
- a CDS encoding potassium channel family protein: MYIVIVGAGDTGTPLIEMATQGGNEVVVVERDHERAERAAETFDCLVIEDDATSKETLREAGADRADALISTTDEDATNVMVCLLAQDLSVPSVVSVVQNPEHMSLFREVGVNTIENPQRLIADYLYRAIKRPSIVDFMRVGEEAEVFEIHVEPDAPIAGRTLAEAGDDGTLSRDILVVAVDRDGDGDPITPRGNTRIEAGDLLTVYSSDGVTPELTRLFGHHESD, from the coding sequence ATGTACATCGTAATTGTCGGCGCGGGTGACACCGGAACGCCGCTCATCGAGATGGCCACGCAGGGTGGCAACGAGGTAGTCGTCGTCGAACGCGACCACGAGCGGGCGGAACGGGCCGCAGAGACGTTCGATTGTCTCGTCATCGAGGACGACGCGACGTCGAAGGAGACGCTGCGCGAGGCGGGCGCCGACCGCGCGGACGCGCTCATCAGCACCACCGACGAGGACGCCACGAACGTGATGGTCTGTCTGCTCGCCCAGGACCTCTCGGTGCCCAGCGTGGTCTCCGTCGTCCAGAACCCCGAGCACATGAGCCTGTTCCGGGAGGTCGGCGTCAACACCATCGAGAACCCCCAGCGGCTCATCGCCGACTACCTCTACCGCGCGATCAAGCGCCCCTCCATCGTGGACTTCATGCGCGTCGGCGAGGAGGCCGAGGTGTTCGAAATCCACGTCGAACCCGACGCACCGATCGCGGGCCGGACGCTCGCAGAGGCAGGCGACGACGGCACGCTTTCGAGGGACATCCTCGTCGTCGCGGTGGACCGCGACGGCGACGGTGACCCGATCACGCCCCGCGGGAACACTCGAATCGAGGCCGGCGACCTCCTCACCGTCTACTCGTCAGACGGCGTGACGCCGGAACTGACCCGCCTGTTCGGACACCACGAGAGCGACTGA
- a CDS encoding TrkH family potassium uptake protein: MTLRVNWRASLALVGTVVKWLSVPLVLPVLVALYYGDGGLAAFGATILVALALGTALESVGDPEEMGAREGFLMVASTWLAVSVVGALPYLFAAHGIPPVVEPTAPTSTLGNPVNALFETMSGFTTTGATVMGTISFDAHSHAILLWRQLTQWLGGMGIVVLAVAILPELSVGGAQLMDAEAPGPGIQKLTPRIAETARALWLAYAGITALEIVLLYGLNAAGLAPDMGLYNAVSHGFTTMATGGFSPEARSIEAFSAAVQWLIIPFMVAAGTNFALFWHVLQGDFEDPLEDSEFRFYVGVLGAVTAILAAILFTGPTLDVTDAVGPVAGNLEASLRHAAFQATSIITTTGYASMDFTAWSWPAKLVLFFALFLGGSAGSTGGAVKMVRWLVIMKSLKRELFATVHPDAVKPIRLGGRALDERGVRGIYAFTAFYFALFVVGSVFVVVDSGRVSATVTAFESTSAVAATLGNVGPGFGVVGPMSNYLVFTDASKLLMVGLMWVGRLEIIPVLVLFTNTYWRS; encoded by the coding sequence ATGACGCTGCGCGTGAACTGGCGGGCGAGTCTGGCGCTCGTCGGCACCGTCGTGAAGTGGCTCTCGGTTCCGCTGGTGTTGCCCGTTCTGGTCGCACTCTACTACGGTGACGGCGGCCTCGCGGCGTTCGGCGCGACCATTCTGGTGGCGCTCGCACTCGGGACGGCCCTCGAGTCCGTGGGTGACCCCGAGGAGATGGGCGCGCGCGAGGGGTTTCTGATGGTGGCGTCGACCTGGCTGGCGGTGAGCGTGGTCGGCGCGCTTCCGTACCTCTTCGCCGCCCACGGCATCCCGCCGGTCGTGGAGCCGACGGCACCTACGTCGACGCTCGGGAACCCGGTGAACGCGCTGTTCGAGACGATGAGCGGGTTCACCACGACGGGGGCGACGGTGATGGGAACCATCTCGTTCGACGCCCACTCCCACGCCATCCTGCTGTGGCGACAGCTCACGCAGTGGCTCGGCGGCATGGGGATTGTCGTGCTCGCGGTCGCCATCCTCCCGGAACTCTCCGTCGGCGGCGCGCAACTCATGGACGCCGAAGCGCCCGGCCCGGGCATCCAGAAGCTCACGCCCCGCATCGCGGAGACCGCGCGCGCGCTGTGGCTCGCGTACGCCGGCATCACCGCCCTCGAGATCGTGTTGCTGTACGGCCTCAACGCCGCCGGACTCGCCCCCGATATGGGTCTGTACAACGCCGTCTCGCACGGGTTCACGACGATGGCGACCGGCGGATTCAGCCCGGAGGCGCGCTCCATCGAGGCGTTCTCCGCCGCCGTCCAGTGGCTCATCATCCCGTTCATGGTCGCGGCGGGGACGAACTTCGCGCTGTTCTGGCACGTCCTCCAGGGCGACTTCGAGGACCCCCTCGAGGACAGCGAGTTCCGGTTCTACGTCGGCGTGCTCGGCGCCGTCACGGCCATCCTCGCGGCCATCCTGTTCACGGGCCCTACACTCGACGTCACGGACGCCGTCGGGCCGGTCGCCGGCAACCTCGAGGCTTCGCTCCGGCACGCCGCGTTCCAGGCGACGTCCATCATCACCACCACCGGGTACGCGAGCATGGACTTCACCGCGTGGAGTTGGCCCGCGAAACTCGTGTTGTTCTTCGCGCTGTTCCTCGGCGGGAGCGCCGGCAGCACCGGCGGCGCGGTGAAGATGGTGCGCTGGCTCGTCATCATGAAATCCCTCAAGCGCGAACTGTTCGCCACCGTTCACCCGGACGCCGTCAAGCCAATCCGGCTCGGCGGGCGCGCGCTCGACGAACGCGGCGTCCGCGGCATCTACGCGTTCACCGCGTTCTACTTCGCGCTGTTCGTGGTTGGAAGCGTCTTCGTCGTCGTCGACTCCGGACGCGTCTCCGCGACGGTCACCGCCTTCGAGTCGACGAGCGCGGTCGCGGCGACCCTCGGGAACGTTGGTCCGGGCTTTGGCGTCGTCGGCCCGATGAGCAACTACCTCGTGTTCACGGACGCCTCGAAACTCCTCATGGTCGGCCTGATGTGGGTCGGCCGCCTCGAAATCATCCCCGTGCTCGTGCTCTTCACGAACACGTACTGGCGGTCCTAA
- the trkA gene encoding Trk system potassium transporter TrkA, whose protein sequence is MRILVVGAGEVGSSIAASLADAHEVVVVDVDPERVDSLTYSLDVLAVTGDGTDLDTLAEAEVEQADVVIASTDDDETNLATCGTVKTVSDAFTIARVEETSYLDTWQRHRGAFGVDFLVCTELLAAEAIVRVVDLPTAHDVDPFADGKVQMAEFDVPADSPLAGETVAEADRFEALTFVAVVRNGDDIDIPTGDTTIAGGDRVIVVGRPASVREFARAVDPAAAQEVEDVVIVGGSTTGALTAELLVDRGLSVRIVESDEDRARELADRVPAATVFSNDGTDPDFLSREHVDEADVVVATLGSDERSLLAALLAKRLGATRAIAVVERARYVELFEAVGVDVAVNPRQVTAEEITRFTRERRAENVAIVGPGGAEIVEIEVDDQSVLAGHAIQDVVGDLPAGVVVGAITRDGEYVTPRGETVVEVGDHVVAFVHADAIDEVTSKL, encoded by the coding sequence ATGCGCATCCTCGTCGTGGGCGCGGGCGAGGTCGGGTCAAGTATCGCAGCCAGCCTCGCAGACGCCCACGAGGTCGTCGTCGTGGACGTCGACCCCGAGCGCGTGGATTCACTCACGTACTCCCTGGACGTACTCGCGGTGACTGGCGACGGAACCGACCTCGACACGCTCGCGGAGGCGGAAGTCGAACAGGCGGACGTCGTCATCGCCAGCACGGACGACGACGAGACGAACCTCGCCACCTGTGGCACCGTGAAGACGGTGAGCGACGCGTTCACCATCGCGCGCGTCGAGGAGACGTCGTATCTCGACACGTGGCAGCGACACCGCGGCGCGTTCGGCGTGGACTTCCTGGTGTGCACGGAGTTGCTCGCGGCGGAGGCCATCGTCCGCGTCGTCGACCTTCCGACCGCACACGACGTCGACCCGTTCGCGGACGGTAAGGTGCAGATGGCGGAGTTCGACGTACCCGCGGACAGTCCACTCGCCGGCGAGACCGTCGCGGAGGCCGACCGTTTCGAGGCGCTGACGTTCGTCGCGGTCGTCCGCAACGGCGACGACATCGACATCCCCACCGGGGACACGACGATAGCGGGCGGGGACAGGGTGATCGTCGTCGGGCGACCGGCGAGCGTCCGCGAGTTCGCGCGCGCCGTCGACCCCGCCGCCGCACAGGAGGTCGAGGACGTCGTAATCGTCGGCGGCAGCACGACGGGCGCGCTCACCGCGGAGTTGCTCGTGGACCGCGGCCTCTCGGTGCGCATCGTGGAGTCGGACGAGGACCGCGCGCGCGAACTCGCGGACCGCGTGCCCGCGGCCACGGTGTTCTCGAACGACGGCACCGACCCCGACTTCCTCTCTCGCGAGCACGTCGACGAGGCGGACGTGGTGGTCGCGACGCTCGGGAGCGACGAACGCAGTCTGCTCGCGGCGCTGCTCGCAAAACGCCTCGGCGCGACCCGCGCCATCGCCGTGGTCGAGCGCGCGCGGTACGTCGAGTTGTTCGAGGCGGTCGGCGTCGACGTCGCCGTGAACCCCCGCCAGGTCACCGCCGAGGAGATCACGCGGTTCACGCGCGAGCGCCGCGCGGAGAACGTCGCCATCGTCGGCCCCGGCGGGGCGGAGATCGTCGAGATCGAGGTGGACGACCAGAGCGTACTGGCGGGCCACGCCATCCAGGACGTGGTCGGTGACCTGCCCGCGGGCGTCGTCGTCGGCGCTATCACGCGTGACGGCGAGTACGTCACGCCCCGCGGCGAAACCGTCGTAGAGGTGGGCGACCACGTCGTCGCGTTCGTCCACGCGGACGCGATCGACGAGGTCACGTCGAAGCTATGA
- a CDS encoding universal stress protein encodes MSINSGDRPWPQVVGHEDLDWPADDQRILVPFCDAVNERETSLLGANITFGVDGELYLLYAPDSDGATSSDELRDEAEQKMEIRDRFSIPVTQTQLSYSRGLLDSFVDSHSITTTVVDRDETRFFSRGRDETTVAKGCHTVVGTRMDRFESPSSILVPVARGPHSGLATRIAEAIARAADCWIELFHVVPEDATEREEVDARNLLDAYDYRLDDGVDVDHHVVRASDPANEIIDHSGYHDMTIVGAPEKGKLRRFLFGSTTDEVRQDSESGPVLTVHRKTDESVLSRLF; translated from the coding sequence ATGAGCATCAACTCGGGGGACCGTCCGTGGCCCCAGGTAGTCGGCCACGAGGACCTGGACTGGCCAGCGGACGACCAGCGCATCCTCGTCCCGTTCTGTGACGCTGTGAACGAGCGGGAGACGAGTCTGCTCGGCGCGAACATCACGTTCGGGGTCGACGGCGAACTGTACCTGTTGTACGCCCCCGATTCGGACGGGGCTACCAGTTCGGACGAACTCCGCGACGAAGCGGAACAGAAGATGGAGATCCGCGACAGATTCTCCATCCCCGTCACGCAGACGCAACTGTCGTACTCACGGGGGCTCCTCGACTCGTTCGTCGACTCGCATTCGATAACGACGACCGTCGTCGACCGTGACGAGACGCGTTTCTTCTCGCGAGGCCGGGACGAGACGACGGTCGCGAAGGGGTGTCACACCGTCGTCGGAACGAGAATGGATCGATTCGAGTCGCCGTCGAGTATTCTGGTTCCCGTTGCCAGAGGGCCCCACTCGGGACTCGCGACGAGAATCGCGGAGGCGATCGCCAGAGCCGCCGACTGCTGGATCGAACTGTTCCACGTCGTTCCGGAAGACGCCACGGAACGCGAGGAAGTCGACGCCAGGAATCTACTCGACGCCTACGACTATCGGCTCGACGACGGCGTCGACGTCGACCACCACGTCGTCCGGGCGTCCGATCCGGCGAACGAGATCATCGACCACTCCGGCTACCACGATATGACGATAGTTGGCGCGCCCGAGAAGGGGAAACTCAGACGGTTCCTCTTCGGCTCCACGACGGACGAGGTCAGACAGGACAGCGAGTCGGGACCCGTGCTGACGGTGCATCGAAAGACGGACGAATCCGTACTCTCCCGCCTGTTCTGA
- a CDS encoding potassium transporter TrkG produces the protein MSNWSFADAADRATIARDVGSLLLIEAAMMVASVAVALVAREFYAALGFLLAGGVTAAVGGFANRRYADAPTPRMKHGMVIAASGWLLVAAFGALPLFLTAWVTPPAAMDAFVAAGANTANWDAISVGGTTTFSSLAYFRNPLHALFESMSGWTGSGLTMAVHEPTLPRAVQWWRSFIQWVGGVGVVVLTVSILSRPGSGSYALYRSEAREKKIHPSVVSTVRTVWKLVLAYTVVATLLLFAAIRASEYGGHLPLWEAGWQALNHAMTGLTTGGFSVTDNSIATYNSPLVEAALLPIMIAGAVAFPIHYVALRDRDLGALVSDLQTRWLFVLLAGGALVLALQNALTVPAVTDAFATQSFVSLPRVDPQQIDAIRDSVFQWVSALTCTGFQSAPVGKWVAGGKLLVVGAMVVGGAAGSTVGGIKIIRAYTVVRGIIWQFSRVFLPKNAVVVAHIGDRTLDRTEMEHEFSEAAIVTLLWVLLLVATSLVLVNVAAPEFGYADALFEVASSQGNVGLSTGITGPEMPALAEGMFVLNMWVGRLEIIPVLVFLRATVYGLDP, from the coding sequence ATGTCGAACTGGTCGTTCGCGGACGCGGCGGACCGAGCCACCATCGCGAGGGACGTCGGCTCGCTCCTGCTCATCGAGGCCGCGATGATGGTAGCCAGCGTCGCCGTCGCGCTCGTAGCGCGCGAGTTCTACGCGGCCCTGGGCTTCCTGCTCGCCGGCGGCGTGACCGCCGCGGTCGGCGGGTTCGCCAACCGCAGGTACGCAGACGCTCCAACGCCCCGGATGAAACACGGGATGGTCATCGCGGCGAGCGGGTGGCTGCTGGTCGCGGCGTTCGGTGCGCTCCCGCTGTTCCTCACCGCGTGGGTGACACCGCCCGCCGCCATGGACGCCTTCGTGGCGGCGGGCGCGAACACCGCGAACTGGGACGCGATTTCGGTCGGCGGGACGACGACGTTCTCCAGTCTCGCGTACTTCCGGAACCCGCTGCACGCGCTCTTCGAGAGCATGAGCGGGTGGACGGGCAGCGGACTGACGATGGCGGTCCACGAGCCGACACTCCCCCGCGCCGTCCAGTGGTGGCGGTCGTTCATCCAGTGGGTCGGCGGGGTCGGCGTGGTGGTGCTCACCGTCTCCATTCTCTCGCGGCCGGGGAGCGGAAGTTACGCGCTCTACCGCAGTGAAGCCCGGGAGAAGAAGATCCACCCGAGCGTGGTCTCTACGGTCCGCACCGTCTGGAAGCTCGTGCTCGCGTACACGGTGGTGGCGACACTCCTGCTGTTCGCTGCTATTCGGGCGAGCGAGTACGGCGGCCACCTTCCGCTGTGGGAGGCGGGCTGGCAGGCGCTCAATCACGCGATGACCGGCCTGACGACGGGCGGATTCAGCGTGACGGACAACTCGATTGCGACGTACAACTCGCCGCTGGTCGAGGCCGCGTTGCTCCCCATCATGATCGCCGGCGCGGTCGCGTTCCCGATACACTACGTCGCGTTGCGCGACCGCGACCTCGGCGCGCTCGTGTCGGACCTTCAGACCCGCTGGCTGTTCGTCCTGCTCGCAGGGGGCGCGCTCGTCCTCGCCCTCCAGAACGCGCTGACCGTGCCCGCGGTGACCGACGCGTTCGCCACGCAGTCGTTCGTCTCGCTCCCGCGCGTCGACCCCCAGCAAATCGATGCGATTCGGGACTCCGTCTTCCAGTGGGTGAGCGCGCTCACGTGCACGGGCTTCCAGTCGGCGCCCGTCGGCAAGTGGGTCGCCGGCGGGAAACTGCTCGTCGTCGGCGCGATGGTGGTCGGTGGCGCCGCCGGGTCGACCGTCGGCGGCATCAAGATCATCCGAGCGTACACCGTCGTTCGTGGCATCATCTGGCAGTTCTCGCGGGTGTTCCTGCCGAAGAACGCCGTCGTCGTCGCGCACATCGGCGACCGCACGCTCGACCGCACCGAGATGGAACACGAGTTCAGCGAGGCCGCCATCGTCACGCTCCTCTGGGTACTCCTGCTCGTCGCCACCAGCCTCGTCCTCGTGAACGTCGCCGCGCCCGAGTTCGGCTACGCTGACGCGCTGTTCGAGGTGGCGAGCTCGCAGGGCAACGTCGGCCTCTCCACCGGCATCACGGGCCCCGAAATGCCCGCGCTCGCGGAAGGGATGTTCGTCCTGAACATGTGGGTCGGTCGCCTCGAAATCATCCCGGTTCTCGTGTTCCTCCGCGCCACCGTCTACGGGCTAGACCCGTGA
- a CDS encoding amino acid permease has product MSDEPPESGVAESSQTDDNVETELSRDMSLTDVTFIGVGAMIGAGVFALTGFAAGLAGPALTLAFLLNGLVATFTAISYAELGAAFPEAGGGYLWVKEALVDPNGFYAGWMSWFAHAVACSLYAITFGTFLAHLIHYAGLLPQVDEILLFGVITGPMLEKIFAVLMVALFGYINYRGAEETGTAGIVVTAIKIIVLGIFVGFGILATVNSPNWTGKFLNSPEFAPAGLFGIVGAMGFTYIAFEGYEIIVQSGEEVVDPGKNIPKAVFYSMIIVVPIYILVAFASIGGISVTQTLVQEAGLAGQTQVYTWELLGELGELGIIRAAGQFVPYGVPLLLIAGLAATMSALNATVYSSSRVSFAMGRDRALPAFFQRIDSEKRTPHIAIFLSVVLIAIMAVVLPIESVAAAADIMFILLFIQVNWTVIKMRQTHPDLPRTYTVPYMPWPPLIGIALQFLLTPFLIYTLGLEFFGIGTSNHGLIALVTTVIWMGLGLAVYYGYSKPREAEQIEEETPTVVSESAPSNAEKQLVVPIANPENANQLMQTAVDIVEDRGGEILVMSVVTVPQQTPLSEGRQFISDERDVLNEAMEIAEAEDVPVSGTIRIGHDVSTAILNTIDQYDSDAVLMGWKGQHKTQRRDIVLGSNVDTVAQEADADVLVERLGEDATGRAETVLLPTAGGPHAEFAAEIASAIADDGHSEIDVVHVVDPDASESERQKAQELLESTSSHIDGSSEVTTRIIEGDDVVETITEESEGYDMTLVGATREGLLNQFAFGSIPEQIGWDAKSTVIMAKRNLGITSLINRWL; this is encoded by the coding sequence ATGTCAGATGAACCCCCAGAGAGCGGTGTCGCTGAAAGCAGTCAAACAGATGACAACGTAGAGACTGAACTGTCCAGGGACATGAGCCTCACCGACGTCACGTTCATCGGCGTCGGTGCGATGATCGGTGCTGGCGTGTTCGCGTTGACCGGTTTCGCGGCCGGGCTCGCCGGGCCGGCGCTGACGCTCGCGTTCCTGTTGAACGGACTCGTCGCGACGTTCACCGCCATCTCGTACGCCGAACTCGGCGCTGCGTTCCCCGAAGCCGGCGGCGGCTACCTCTGGGTGAAAGAAGCCCTCGTCGACCCGAACGGATTCTACGCGGGATGGATGAGTTGGTTCGCCCACGCCGTCGCGTGTTCGCTGTACGCGATCACCTTCGGAACGTTCCTGGCGCACCTGATTCACTACGCTGGCCTCCTTCCCCAGGTCGATGAGATCCTGCTGTTCGGCGTCATCACCGGCCCCATGCTGGAGAAGATCTTCGCGGTGTTGATGGTCGCGCTGTTCGGGTACATCAACTACCGCGGCGCCGAGGAGACCGGGACCGCGGGAATCGTCGTCACTGCGATCAAGATCATCGTCCTCGGTATCTTCGTCGGCTTCGGCATCCTGGCGACGGTCAACTCCCCGAACTGGACCGGGAAGTTCCTGAACAGCCCCGAGTTCGCCCCCGCCGGCCTGTTCGGTATCGTGGGCGCGATGGGGTTCACCTACATCGCGTTCGAGGGGTACGAGATCATCGTCCAGTCCGGAGAGGAGGTCGTCGACCCGGGCAAGAACATTCCGAAGGCGGTGTTCTACTCTATGATCATCGTCGTTCCGATCTACATTCTCGTCGCGTTCGCCTCTATCGGCGGCATCAGCGTGACGCAGACCCTCGTTCAGGAAGCCGGTCTCGCCGGCCAGACGCAGGTGTACACGTGGGAACTCCTCGGCGAACTCGGTGAACTCGGCATCATTCGAGCGGCGGGGCAGTTCGTCCCCTACGGCGTTCCACTGTTGCTGATCGCGGGGCTCGCAGCGACGATGAGCGCGCTGAACGCGACCGTCTACTCGTCCAGTCGGGTGTCGTTCGCGATGGGTCGGGACCGCGCGCTCCCGGCGTTCTTCCAGCGGATCGATTCCGAGAAGCGCACGCCCCACATCGCGATCTTCCTCTCAGTCGTGCTCATCGCGATAATGGCGGTCGTACTCCCCATCGAGAGCGTCGCCGCCGCGGCGGACATCATGTTCATCCTCCTGTTCATCCAGGTGAACTGGACCGTCATCAAGATGCGACAGACCCACCCCGACCTTCCGCGCACGTACACGGTGCCGTACATGCCGTGGCCGCCGCTCATCGGTATCGCCCTCCAGTTCCTGCTCACGCCGTTCCTCATCTACACACTGGGCCTGGAGTTCTTCGGCATCGGCACCAGTAACCACGGGCTCATCGCGCTCGTCACGACAGTAATCTGGATGGGGCTGGGGCTCGCCGTGTACTACGGCTACTCGAAGCCCCGCGAGGCCGAACAGATCGAGGAGGAGACGCCAACGGTGGTCTCCGAGAGCGCGCCCTCGAACGCGGAGAAGCAACTCGTCGTCCCCATCGCGAACCCCGAGAACGCGAACCAGCTGATGCAGACCGCGGTCGACATCGTCGAAGACCGTGGTGGGGAGATCCTCGTCATGAGCGTGGTCACCGTCCCCCAGCAGACGCCGCTCTCGGAGGGACGCCAGTTCATCAGCGACGAACGTGACGTGTTGAACGAGGCGATGGAGATCGCGGAAGCCGAGGACGTCCCCGTCAGCGGAACGATTCGCATCGGCCACGACGTCTCGACGGCGATCCTGAACACCATCGACCAGTACGACAGCGACGCCGTGCTGATGGGATGGAAGGGCCAACACAAGACCCAGCGCCGCGACATCGTCCTCGGAAGCAACGTGGACACGGTCGCCCAGGAGGCGGACGCCGACGTGCTCGTCGAGCGCCTCGGGGAGGACGCGACCGGGAGGGCGGAAACGGTCCTCCTGCCGACCGCAGGCGGCCCCCACGCGGAGTTCGCGGCGGAGATCGCGTCCGCAATCGCCGACGACGGTCACTCGGAGATCGACGTCGTCCACGTCGTAGACCCTGACGCGAGCGAGAGCGAGCGCCAGAAGGCACAGGAACTGCTCGAGTCGACGAGCAGTCACATCGACGGGAGCAGTGAGGTGACGACGCGGATCATCGAGGGTGACGACGTCGTCGAGACCATCACGGAGGAGTCCGAAGGGTACGACATGACGCTCGTCGGTGCGACGCGCGAGGGACTGCTCAACCAGTTCGCGTTCGGGTCCATCCCCGAGCAGATCGGGTGGGACGCGAAGAGTACGGTCATCATGGCCAAGCGGAATCTCGGGATCACGTCGCTCATCAACCGCTGGCTCTGA
- a CDS encoding amino acid permease: protein MVEHTRTLGFKVAFAMGLGTMIAAGIFSLSGLAVARIGSSAVIAFVLAAVVASITAASYSEFASIYSENGGGYLFSSRTFDSDLLTYFVGASLFLGYTGTTAFYLATMDEWFFAFIIPETLRFAGTTLHLHDAIPRGSVGVLTAVLLGVLNAQGTEESGGFQVIVTGAKVAVLFAFIGGAFAYTGPAAAVGTFTAQFSTDIVGIVSVAALAFITFFGFSAIAASAGEIINPTETVPKAIAASIVTVTVLYTFVIIAMVNAPVSEAVLRAGETAMGQVAAAFLGSIGQALIVAGAVFSMVSASNASILAASGIGSLMGDRGQAPRSFARIHPDYGTPFWSVTAVIGTIVALIVVFVSLFSQHGALGGVEVAAVRIASVVVPLTPNLGLNALTGFATFNLLLPLSVVNVALVYSRRNEPGLERPIRVPLVPFLPVLGVVANLALITNLPLVGVALGVVVVVVAVAGYVLWGGAPESEELFERVTESGAATDSPAANPADSEGRHTVLVPVSRPGRAVGHVQVAARLAAAVDDDPMIRVLTITQLPEQTPNEVVRDTATRRTEAIEDELSDADLAVDYEVEGHLSRDVGYDIVETARGYEADLVVMGYPRESPAVTRKVQYQSPCDVVYADGFEDADALDTLCVGAGGGPHHEALLPLVDALGRAGSTIHVVRVAPTGGQGTSEAVTDTLDALSPDVDVEAHDVSADSVADGLVFVADEEGASLLVGATRTRELRRWVFGSTTDRVVETARGRDVPVLVYARTTGVVDRVAELLFPLYRYATKLRW, encoded by the coding sequence ATGGTAGAACACACCCGTACGCTCGGGTTCAAGGTCGCCTTCGCGATGGGGCTCGGGACGATGATCGCGGCGGGCATCTTCTCGCTGTCGGGGCTCGCCGTGGCGCGCATCGGGTCGAGCGCGGTCATCGCGTTCGTGCTCGCCGCCGTCGTCGCGAGCATCACGGCGGCGTCGTACTCCGAGTTCGCTTCCATCTACTCGGAGAACGGCGGCGGCTACCTCTTCTCCTCGCGCACGTTCGACAGCGACCTGCTCACGTACTTCGTCGGCGCGTCGCTGTTCCTCGGGTACACGGGGACGACGGCGTTCTATCTCGCGACGATGGACGAGTGGTTTTTCGCGTTCATCATCCCGGAGACCCTCCGTTTCGCAGGCACGACCCTCCACCTGCACGACGCGATTCCGCGGGGGAGCGTCGGCGTCCTCACCGCTGTCCTCCTGGGCGTGCTGAACGCCCAGGGAACCGAGGAGAGCGGCGGTTTCCAGGTGATTGTGACTGGTGCGAAGGTCGCGGTGCTGTTCGCGTTCATCGGCGGCGCGTTCGCGTACACCGGCCCGGCCGCGGCGGTAGGCACGTTCACCGCACAGTTCTCCACCGACATCGTCGGCATCGTCTCCGTGGCGGCCCTCGCGTTCATCACGTTCTTCGGTTTCTCGGCCATCGCCGCGAGCGCGGGCGAGATAATCAACCCGACGGAGACGGTGCCGAAGGCCATCGCCGCGAGCATCGTCACCGTCACCGTGCTGTACACGTTCGTCATCATCGCGATGGTGAACGCGCCCGTCAGCGAGGCCGTTCTGCGCGCGGGCGAGACGGCGATGGGGCAGGTCGCGGCGGCGTTCCTCGGCTCCATCGGGCAGGCGCTCATCGTCGCCGGCGCGGTGTTCTCGATGGTGAGCGCGTCGAACGCGAGCATCCTCGCGGCCAGCGGCATCGGGTCGCTGATGGGTGACCGCGGGCAAGCCCCGCGGTCGTTCGCGCGCATCCACCCCGACTACGGAACGCCGTTCTGGAGCGTCACCGCGGTCATCGGCACCATCGTCGCGCTCATCGTCGTGTTCGTCAGTCTGTTCTCCCAGCACGGCGCGCTCGGCGGCGTGGAAGTCGCTGCGGTGCGAATCGCGTCCGTCGTCGTCCCGCTCACGCCGAACCTCGGGCTGAACGCGCTCACTGGCTTCGCGACGTTCAACCTCCTACTCCCGCTGTCGGTCGTCAACGTCGCTCTGGTCTACTCGCGCCGTAACGAACCCGGCCTCGAGCGCCCGATCCGCGTCCCGCTCGTTCCGTTCCTGCCGGTCCTCGGCGTCGTGGCGAACCTCGCGCTCATCACGAACCTCCCGCTGGTCGGTGTTGCACTCGGCGTCGTCGTGGTCGTCGTCGCCGTCGCCGGCTACGTGCTGTGGGGTGGTGCTCCCGAATCCGAGGAACTGTTCGAGCGAGTCACCGAGTCCGGAGCCGCGACGGACTCGCCGGCCGCGAATCCGGCCGACTCCGAAGGCCGGCACACTGTCCTGGTTCCGGTCTCTCGCCCAGGTCGCGCGGTCGGCCACGTCCAGGTCGCAGCGCGGTTGGCGGCGGCCGTCGACGACGACCCCATGATTCGCGTGCTCACCATCACGCAACTGCCCGAACAGACCCCGAACGAGGTCGTTCGCGACACCGCCACCAGACGAACCGAAGCCATCGAGGACGAGCTCTCGGACGCCGACCTCGCGGTCGACTACGAGGTCGAAGGCCACCTCAGTCGGGACGTCGGCTACGACATCGTGGAGACCGCTCGCGGCTACGAGGCCGACCTCGTGGTGATGGGGTATCCTCGCGAGAGCCCCGCGGTCACCCGGAAGGTCCAGTACCAGTCGCCCTGTGACGTGGTGTACGCGGACGGCTTCGAGGACGCGGACGCCCTCGACACGCTCTGTGTCGGCGCCGGCGGCGGCCCGCACCACGAGGCGCTGTTGCCACTCGTCGACGCGCTCGGGCGGGCCGGGTCGACCATCCACGTCGTGCGCGTGGCGCCGACCGGCGGGCAGGGTACGAGCGAGGCTGTCACGGACACGCTCGACGCGCTCTCCCCGGACGTCGACGTCGAGGCACACGACGTTTCGGCTGACAGCGTCGCCGACGGTCTCGTGTTCGTCGCTGACGAGGAGGGCGCGTCGCTGCTCGTCGGTGCAACGCGGACGCGGGAACTCCGCCGCTGGGTGTTCGGCAGCACGACAGACCGAGTCGTCGAAACCGCCCGCGGACGCGACGTTCCGGTGCTCGTGTACGCGCGGACCACCGGCGTGGTGGACCGCGTGGCCGAGTTGTTATTCCCGCTCTACCGGTACGCCACGAAACTCCGCTGGTGA